In one window of Arvicola amphibius unplaced genomic scaffold, mArvAmp1.2, whole genome shotgun sequence DNA:
- the LOC119805810 gene encoding E3 ubiquitin-protein ligase TRIM71-like: MASFPETDFQICLLCKEMCGSPAPLFSSSSASSLSSSQTSKWSAGGGGSGAAARCLHAFCRPCLQAHRLPAPGGAGPSEALKLRCPVCDHKVILAEAAGMDALPLSVFLLSNLLDAMVATADEPLLKNGRAGGGPGGAGGHSNHRHHAHHPPQRTATPPPQPPLSLATSPAALLLRRPHCCSSCDEGNAASSRCLDCQEHLCDNCVRAHPRVRLTKDHFNERGPPGPAATSAAQQLGLGPPFARAPFSILSVFPERLGFCQHHHEEVPHLYCETCSVPICRECPLDRHGGHSFAYLQDALQDSRALTIQLLADAQQGRQAIQLSIEQAQTVAEQVEMKAKVVQAEVKAVTAHHNKALKERECELLWKVEKIRQVKAKSLYLQVEKLRQNLNKLDSTVSAVQQVLEEGRALAILLARDQMLAQLQELKAIRSLLQPQEDDRVMFTPPDQALYLALKSFGFVSSGAFAPLTKATGDGIKQALQGKVASFTVVGYDCDGEPCFSGGDLMSAVVLGPDGNLFGAEVSDQQNGTYVVSYRPQLEGEHLVSVTLCNQHIENSPFRVVVKSGPSYVGIGLPGLSFGSEGDSEGKLCRPWGVSVDKEGYIIVADRSNNRIQVFKPCGSFHHKFGTLGSQPGQFYRPAGVACDAARRIVVADKDNHRIQIFTFEGQFLLKFGEKGTKNGQFNYPWDIAVNSEGKILVSDTRNHRIQLFGPDGVFLNKYGFERALWKYFDSPRGVAFNHEGHLVVTDFNNHRLLVIHPDCQSAGFFGSEGSNNGQFLRPQGVAVDQEGRIIVADSRNHRVQMFEANGNFLCKFGDQGSGFGQMDHPSGIAVTPDGLIVVVDVGNNRILIF, translated from the coding sequence ATGGCTTCGTTCCCCGAGACCGACTTCCAGATCTGCCTGCTGTGCAAGGAGATGTGCGGCTCGCCCGCGCCGCTCTTCTCCAGCTCGTCTGCCTCGTCGCTGTCGTCGTCGCAGACGTCCAAGTGGTCCGCAGGCGGCGGCGGCTCCGGGGCGGCGGCGCGGTGCCTGCACGCCTTCTGCCGGCCGTGCCTCCAGGCGCACCGGCTGCCCGCCCCCGGCGGCGCAGGCCCCAGCGAGGCGCTGAAGCTGCGCTGTCCCGTGTGCGACCACAAAGTGATCCTAGCCGAGGCGGCGGGCATGGACGCGCTGCCGTTGTCCGTTTTCCTGCTCAGCAACCTGCTGGATGCTATGGTGGCCACCGCCGACGAGCCGCTGCTCAAGAACGGGCGAGCAGGCGGCGGCCCCGGGGGCGCGGGCGGTCACAGCAACCACCGGCACCACGCGCACCACCCGCCCCAGCGCACTGCCACTCCGCCGCCTCAGCCGCCTCTTAGCCTGGCCACCTCCCCCGCGGCGCTGCTGCTGCGTCGACCGCACTGCTGCAGCTCCTGCGACGAGGGCAACGCCGCCTCGTCGCGCTGCCTCGACTGCCAGGAACACCTGTGCGACAACTGTGTCCGCGCGCACCCGCGCGTGCGCCTCACCAAGGACCATTTCAACGAGCGCGGCCCGCCGGGGCCAGCGGCCACCTCCGCGGCGCAGCAGCTCGGGCTCGGGCCGCCCTTCGCGCGCGCACCCTTCTCCATCCTTTCGGTGTTCCCGGAGCGGCTCGGCTTCTGCCAGCACCACCATGAAGAGGTTCCGCATCTGTACTGCGAAACCTgctctgttcccatctgcagAGAGTGCCCGCTGGACCGCCACGGGGGTCACAGCTTCGCCTACCTCCAGGATGCCCTCCAGGACTCGCGGGCACTCACCATCCAGTTGCTGGCTGATGCCCAGCAGGGCCGCCAAGCTATCCAGCTGAGCATTGAGCAGGCCCAGACGGTGGCTGAGCAGGTGGAGATGAAGGCGAAGGTGGTCCAGGCAGAGGTCAAGGCTGTGACAGCCCACCATAATAAGGCCCTGAAAGAGCGCGAGTGCGAGCTGTTATGGAAGGTGGAGAAGATAAGGCAGGTGAAGGCTAAATCTCTATACCTGCAGGTGGAGAAGCTTCGTCAAAACCTCAATAAGCTGGATAGCACCGTCAGTGCCGTCCAGCAGGTCCTGGAAGAGGGcagagccctggctatcctgctGGCCCGAGACCAGATGCTTGCCCAGctgcaggagctcaaggccatccgGAGCCTCCTGCAGCCCCAAGAAGATGATCGAGTTATGTTCACACCCCCCGACCAGGCCTTGTACCTTGCTCTCAAGTCTTTTGGCTTTGTCAGCAGTGGGGCCTTTGCCCCACTCACGAAGGCCACAGGAGATGGCATTAAGCAAGCCCTTCAGGGCAAAGTAGCCTCCTTCACTGTGGTGGGCTATGACTGTGATGGTGAGCCTTGCTTCTCGGGAGGTGACCTGATGTCAGCTGTGGTCCTGGGCCCCGATGGCAACCTGTTTGGTGCAGAAGTGAGTGATCAGCAGAATGGGACTTACGTGGTGAGCTACAGGCCCCAGCTGGAGGGGGAGCACCTGGTGTCGGTGACCCTGTGCAACCAGCATATAGAGAACAGCCCCTTCAGGGTAGTGGTCAAGTCTGGCCCCAGCTACGTGGGCATCGGGCTCCCCGGGCTGAGCTTCGGCAGCGAGGGCGACAGTGAGGGCAAGCTCTGCAGGCCCTGGGGCGTGAGTGTGGATAAGGAGGGCTACATCATCGTGGCCGACCGCAGCAATAACCGCATTCAGGTGTTCAAGCCCTGCGGCTCCTTCCACCACAAGTTTGGTACCCTAGGTTCCCAGCCTGGGCAGTTTTACCGGCCAGCTGGAGTGGCCTGTGATGCTGCCCGCAGGATCGTAGTGGCCGACAAAGACAATCACCGCATCCAGATCTTTACCTTTGAGGGCCAGTTCCTCCTCAAGTTTGGTGAGAAAGGAACCAAGAATGGGCAGTTTAACTACCCGTGGGATATAGCAGTGAATTCTGAGGGTAAGATCCTGGTCTCAGACACCAGGAACCACCGCATCCAGCTGTTTGGGCCTGATGGGGTCTTCCTGAATAAGTATGGCTTCGAGAGGGCTCTCTGGAAGTACTTTGACTCTCCACGGGGTGTGGCTTTCAACCACGAGGGTCACTTGGTCGTCACTGATTTCAACAACCACCGGCTTCTGGTCATTCACCCTGATTGCCAATCGGCAGGCTTCTTCGGCTCAGAGGGCAGCAACAATGGACAGTTCCTCCGACCACAGGGTGTAGCCGTGGACCAGGAAGGTCGAATCATTGTGGCCGATTCCAGAAATCACCGGGTGCAGATGTTTGAGGCCAATGGCAACTTCCTGTGCAAGTTCGGTGATCAAGGCAGTGGCTTTGGGCAGATGGACCACCCCTCAGGTATCGCGGTCACCCCGGATGGATTGATCGTCGTGGTGGACGTTGGCAACAATCGAATCCTCATCTTCTAA